Proteins encoded together in one Micromonospora kangleipakensis window:
- a CDS encoding helix-turn-helix domain-containing protein produces MRRTSDGFGGVVAELVKIRRLTDQEGQQLQRIVRRGSTNTVRYRRAMMLLASADGNRVPVIAQLVQADEDTVRDVIHRFNQIGPACLDPRWAGGRPRLLSPDDEDFVVQTATTRPTKLSQPFTRWSIRKLLAYLRKVHGRVIRIGREALR; encoded by the coding sequence ATGAGACGGACATCCGACGGGTTTGGGGGCGTGGTGGCGGAGCTGGTCAAGATCAGGAGGCTGACCGACCAGGAGGGCCAGCAGTTACAACGGATCGTGCGCCGGGGCAGCACCAACACAGTGCGCTATCGACGGGCGATGATGCTGCTGGCCTCGGCCGACGGCAACCGAGTTCCAGTGATCGCCCAGTTGGTGCAGGCCGACGAGGACACGGTGCGGGACGTGATCCACCGGTTCAACCAGATCGGCCCGGCCTGCCTGGACCCTCGGTGGGCGGGAGGCCGTCCCCGCCTGCTCAGCCCTGACGACGAGGACTTCGTCGTCCAGACGGCCACCACCCGCCCGACCAAGCTCAGCCAGCCCTTCACCCGCTGGTCCATCCGCAAACTGCTCGCCTACCTGCGCAAGGTGCACGGCCGGGTGATCCGCATCGGCCGCGAGGCCCTACGCTAA
- a CDS encoding maleylpyruvate isomerase family mycothiol-dependent enzyme, producing MQNILEFPEVLRLIEDRSAAFRAAIASAPDLDVQVPTCPDWTLRELAQHLGDGRRRQAAIVAAGPGAEPPARTDPKGAPTAPRDREALDAWLAESTELMLDAMREAGPDRGCWTWWGRSQAPETSGAVARHQIQEIAVHTYDAQLTLGAAQPLPTDVAVEGVDEFLTTVSATTVPWPFKPATIDLHTTEGRSWRLTLNADGVRCDDLAADAEPGDMAMRGAASELVLYFYERVPLDGLETTGDTEPMEQLADWDPNA from the coding sequence GTGCAAAACATTTTGGAGTTCCCCGAGGTCCTGCGGCTGATCGAAGACCGCTCGGCCGCGTTCCGCGCCGCGATCGCGTCCGCCCCCGACCTTGACGTCCAGGTCCCGACCTGCCCGGACTGGACGCTGCGCGAACTGGCGCAGCACCTCGGCGACGGCCGCCGCCGCCAGGCCGCCATCGTCGCGGCGGGCCCGGGCGCTGAGCCCCCGGCGAGGACGGACCCGAAGGGCGCCCCGACCGCGCCCCGCGACCGCGAAGCCCTGGACGCCTGGCTCGCCGAGTCGACCGAGCTCATGCTCGACGCGATGCGCGAGGCCGGCCCGGACCGCGGCTGCTGGACCTGGTGGGGCCGCTCGCAGGCCCCGGAGACCAGCGGAGCCGTGGCCCGGCACCAGATCCAGGAGATCGCCGTCCACACCTACGACGCCCAGCTCACCCTGGGGGCCGCACAGCCGCTGCCGACGGACGTCGCGGTCGAGGGCGTCGACGAGTTCCTGACGACCGTCTCGGCGACGACCGTCCCCTGGCCGTTCAAGCCGGCGACCATCGACCTGCACACGACCGAGGGCCGCTCCTGGCGCCTGACTCTCAACGCCGACGGCGTCCGCTGCGACGACCTCGCCGCCGACGCGGAGCCGGGCGACATGGCAATGCGAGGCGCAGCGAGCGAACTGGTCCTCTACTTCTACGAGCGCGTCCCGCTCGACGGCCTGGAGACCACCGGCGACACCGAGCCGATGGAGCAGCTCGCAGACTGGGACCCGAACGCGTAA
- a CDS encoding DUF3732 domain-containing protein, which translates to MLDRRGQQPPIQDRTAEIEAEIAEIEARLEENGNPDLLSSFMARIGQNLWEKAQRLGIEHSAWPIRLDLRRLTVVADTRNGAVPLHGMGSGENYVGYHVATFLTLHEWFATEDRPVPRILIMDQPSQVWFPSDYAGDGSHVLPDDDREALVRTYQVVMETIARPDVDLQVIVMEHADLEEQWFSDAVRYRWRADGEALIPADWIEED; encoded by the coding sequence ATGCTCGACCGACGTGGCCAACAACCGCCCATCCAGGACCGCACGGCTGAGATTGAGGCCGAGATCGCCGAGATCGAGGCAAGGCTGGAGGAGAACGGTAACCCCGACCTCCTCTCATCCTTCATGGCGCGCATCGGTCAGAACTTGTGGGAGAAGGCTCAACGCCTTGGAATCGAGCACTCGGCGTGGCCGATCCGCTTGGACTTGAGGCGTCTGACGGTCGTCGCTGACACCCGCAACGGAGCGGTCCCACTGCACGGGATGGGTAGCGGCGAGAACTATGTCGGGTACCACGTTGCGACCTTCCTGACGTTGCATGAGTGGTTCGCGACGGAGGACCGGCCGGTACCCAGGATTCTGATCATGGACCAGCCGTCGCAAGTCTGGTTTCCCTCCGACTACGCCGGCGACGGTTCGCACGTGCTGCCCGATGACGATCGGGAGGCGCTCGTCCGTACCTATCAAGTGGTCATGGAGACCATTGCGCGTCCCGACGTAGACCTCCAAGTCATCGTCATGGAGCACGCGGATCTTGAGGAGCAATGGTTCAGCGACGCGGTCAGGTATCGGTGGCGCGCTGACGGCGAGGCGTTGATACCCGCGGACTGGATCGAGGAGGACTAG